From Sander lucioperca isolate FBNREF2018 chromosome 14, SLUC_FBN_1.2, whole genome shotgun sequence, the proteins below share one genomic window:
- the pla2g3 gene encoding group 3 secretory phospholipase A2 isoform X1: protein MTHIAPLLAVILTSSLLRCAAAEASILCTWTKVLPNEEVHFSFLRSDPRQASPSLRLYHSAWSGERALRSCAWSDDAAVIQNYFSLCRERTHEFSDHPDGKLDVDSMLETEELCGSVAALGDGGRPRPARSVGGHHQGPAERSEVRSHQRVKRGFIVPGTLWCGSGNKAPSYADLGVFAETDSCCREHDQCKHTILSFHSEFGVFNSNIFTMSHCDCDNKFRSCLMEAKDSISNVVGYTFFNLLKMHCFELSHKLQCKERNWFGMCKETQMALYAEVYPPTVYESPDPTEASMNSSFTNTTIPTELLGSNTSDSIAAAAAAAFTVPTPSTSPPSASITPVTNVTASTSQGLTGSAPNNLENTLPTKKQTQSELDITEKELSCAVYKDLDECRNKILPQRKRYGLHNPDDRTLYHCNCTTRLFQTLAKQRQLTEVQALLLGHVSQSCFMPQNCTAGKICTSVVVKAELPRLEQSSRADMEEQRHLQAVQLKVRRPNTRRAKRRDRAVRLHKLCLRMVRPKLNQNKTRTHGQGAHQPAV from the exons ATGACGCACATCGCTCCTCTTCTCGCTGTCATTTTGACATCATCACTCCTGCGCTGCGCGGCTGCAGAGGCATCGATCCTCTGCACCTGGACTAAAGTTTTGCCTAATGAAGAAGTGCATTTCAGTTTCCTCCGGAGCGACCCCCGGCAGGCCTCTCCATCTCTGCGGCTCTACCACAGCGCCTGGTCCGGGGAGCGCGCTCTGCGCAGCTGCGCGTGGAGCGACGACGCGGCAGTGATCCAGAACTATTTCTCTCTGTGCCGGGAGCGCACGCACGAGTTCTCCGACCACCCGGATGGAAAGCTCGATGTGGACTCCATGTTGGAGACAGAGGAGCTGTGCGGGTCTGTGGCTGCCCTGGGGGACGGTGGGCGCCCGAGGCCGGCGAGGAGCGTCGGTGGACATCATCAGGGTCCAGCtgaaaggtcagaggtcaggagCCATCAGCGTGTAAAGCGTGGTTTCATTGTGCCCGGGACTCTCTGGTGCGGCTCCGGCAACAAGGCGCCGTCATATGCAGATCTGG GAGTTTTTGCAGAGACTGACAGCTGCTGCCGTGAACACGACCAGTGCAAACACACCATCCTGTCCTTTCACTCCGAGTTTGGTGTCTTCAACAGCAACATCTTCACCATGTCTCACTGTGATTGTGACAACAA GTTTCGCAGTTGTCTGATGGAGGCCAAAGACAGCATATCCAACGTGGTGGGATACACCTTCTTTAACCTGCTGAAGATGCACTGCTTTGAGTTATCCCACAAACTCCAGTGTAAAGAGAGAAACTGGTTTGGCAT GTGTAAAGAGACCCAAATGGCTCTATATGCTGAGGTTTATCCGCCCACGGTGTACGAGTCCCCCGATCCAACCGAGGCCAGCATGAATAGCTCCTTCACAAACACCACCATACCCACAGAGCTGCTGGGGAGCAACACGTCAGACTCcatcgctgctgctgctgctgcagcattcACAGTCCCTACACCGTCAACGAGTCCCCCCTCTGCCTCCATCACTCCCGTTACCAACGTTACCGCCTCCACGTCACAGGGACTCACCGGATCAGCTCCGAACAATCTGGAGAACACTTTACcgaccaaaaaacaaactcaGTCTGAGCTGGATATCACAG AGAAGGAGCTGTCGTGTGCCGTCTATAAGGATCTGGACGAGTGCAGGAACAAGATCCTTCCCCAGCGGAAGAGATATGGCCTCCACAACCCAGACGACAGGACGCTGTACCACTGCAACTGTACCACCAG ATTATTTCAGACTTTGGCTAAACAGAGACAACTGACCGAAGTACAGGCTCTTCTGCTGGGACATGTGTCTCAATCCTGCTTCATGCCGCAGAACTGCACAGCAGGCAAAAT CTGTACATCAGTTGTGGTGAAAGCAGAGCTTCCTCGGCTggagcagagcagcagagcagACATGGAGGAGCAACGCCATCTACAGGCGGTCCAACTGAAGGTCAGGAGGCCAAACACGAGGAGAGcaaagaggagagacagagctgTCAGGCTTCACAAACTGTGTCTCAGGATGGTCCGGCCCAAACTCAACCAGAACAAGACCAGAACACACGGTCAGGGCGCACATCAGCCAGCTGTGTGA
- the pla2g3 gene encoding group 3 secretory phospholipase A2 isoform X2 → MTHIAPLLAVILTSSLLRCAAAEASILCTWTKVLPNEEVHFSFLRSDPRQASPSLRLYHSAWSGERALRSCAWSDDAAVIQNYFSLCRERTHEFSDHPDGKLDVDSMLETEELCGSVAALGDGGRPRPARSVGGHHQGPAERSEVRSHQRVKRGFIVPGTLWCGSGNKAPSYADLGVFAETDSCCREHDQCKHTILSFHSEFGVFNSNIFTMSHCDCDNKFRSCLMEAKDSISNVVGYTFFNLLKMHCFELSHKLQCKERNWFGMCKETQMALYAEVYPPTVYESPDPTEASMNSSFTNTTIPTELLGSNTSDSIAAAAAAAFTVPTPSTRNTLPTKKQTQSELDITEKELSCAVYKDLDECRNKILPQRKRYGLHNPDDRTLYHCNCTTRLFQTLAKQRQLTEVQALLLGHVSQSCFMPQNCTAGKICTSVVVKAELPRLEQSSRADMEEQRHLQAVQLKVRRPNTRRAKRRDRAVRLHKLCLRMVRPKLNQNKTRTHGQGAHQPAV, encoded by the exons ATGACGCACATCGCTCCTCTTCTCGCTGTCATTTTGACATCATCACTCCTGCGCTGCGCGGCTGCAGAGGCATCGATCCTCTGCACCTGGACTAAAGTTTTGCCTAATGAAGAAGTGCATTTCAGTTTCCTCCGGAGCGACCCCCGGCAGGCCTCTCCATCTCTGCGGCTCTACCACAGCGCCTGGTCCGGGGAGCGCGCTCTGCGCAGCTGCGCGTGGAGCGACGACGCGGCAGTGATCCAGAACTATTTCTCTCTGTGCCGGGAGCGCACGCACGAGTTCTCCGACCACCCGGATGGAAAGCTCGATGTGGACTCCATGTTGGAGACAGAGGAGCTGTGCGGGTCTGTGGCTGCCCTGGGGGACGGTGGGCGCCCGAGGCCGGCGAGGAGCGTCGGTGGACATCATCAGGGTCCAGCtgaaaggtcagaggtcaggagCCATCAGCGTGTAAAGCGTGGTTTCATTGTGCCCGGGACTCTCTGGTGCGGCTCCGGCAACAAGGCGCCGTCATATGCAGATCTGG GAGTTTTTGCAGAGACTGACAGCTGCTGCCGTGAACACGACCAGTGCAAACACACCATCCTGTCCTTTCACTCCGAGTTTGGTGTCTTCAACAGCAACATCTTCACCATGTCTCACTGTGATTGTGACAACAA GTTTCGCAGTTGTCTGATGGAGGCCAAAGACAGCATATCCAACGTGGTGGGATACACCTTCTTTAACCTGCTGAAGATGCACTGCTTTGAGTTATCCCACAAACTCCAGTGTAAAGAGAGAAACTGGTTTGGCAT GTGTAAAGAGACCCAAATGGCTCTATATGCTGAGGTTTATCCGCCCACGGTGTACGAGTCCCCCGATCCAACCGAGGCCAGCATGAATAGCTCCTTCACAAACACCACCATACCCACAGAGCTGCTGGGGAGCAACACGTCAGACTCcatcgctgctgctgctgctgcagcattcACAGTCCCTACACCGTCAACGAG GAACACTTTACcgaccaaaaaacaaactcaGTCTGAGCTGGATATCACAG AGAAGGAGCTGTCGTGTGCCGTCTATAAGGATCTGGACGAGTGCAGGAACAAGATCCTTCCCCAGCGGAAGAGATATGGCCTCCACAACCCAGACGACAGGACGCTGTACCACTGCAACTGTACCACCAG ATTATTTCAGACTTTGGCTAAACAGAGACAACTGACCGAAGTACAGGCTCTTCTGCTGGGACATGTGTCTCAATCCTGCTTCATGCCGCAGAACTGCACAGCAGGCAAAAT CTGTACATCAGTTGTGGTGAAAGCAGAGCTTCCTCGGCTggagcagagcagcagagcagACATGGAGGAGCAACGCCATCTACAGGCGGTCCAACTGAAGGTCAGGAGGCCAAACACGAGGAGAGcaaagaggagagacagagctgTCAGGCTTCACAAACTGTGTCTCAGGATGGTCCGGCCCAAACTCAACCAGAACAAGACCAGAACACACGGTCAGGGCGCACATCAGCCAGCTGTGTGA